From Crassaminicella indica, one genomic window encodes:
- a CDS encoding cysteine-rich small domain-containing protein: MSENFKFYQNSKCEYFPCHKVKDEKSFNCLFCFCPLYMLKDKCGGNFTYTNGVKDCSNCLIPHSKGAYDYIMSKMNEVIRIGSERDEE; the protein is encoded by the coding sequence ATGAGCGAAAATTTTAAATTCTATCAAAACAGTAAATGTGAATATTTTCCCTGTCACAAAGTAAAAGATGAAAAAAGCTTCAATTGTCTGTTCTGCTTCTGTCCGCTATATATGTTAAAAGATAAATGTGGTGGCAATTTCACTTATACAAATGGTGTAAAGGATTGCAGCAATTGTTTGATTCCTCATAGCAAAGGAGCTTATGATTACATTATGTCTAAAATGAATGAAGTCATTCGTATTGGTAGTGAACGTGATGAAGAATAA
- a CDS encoding M20/M25/M40 family metallo-hydrolase: MINKERIVNEFLKYVQIDSPTKREGQFANFIAKELKNIGLEVHIDNAGEKVGSDTGNVIARLEGSKDIEPILFSCHMDTVSPGEGIKPVVKDGVIYSDGTTVLGGDDKAGIAAVVEALKVIKEKNIEHGPIEVVFSIYEEGGLFGAKNLDYTKIQSKRAFVLDSGGDPGQIIIKGPAQDKINAKIIGKPAHAGVCPEEGISAIQVAARAISSMNLLRIDEETTANVGVIQGGKVTNIVCPEVEIKAEARSLNNEKLDKQTAHMVKCLEEAAKEFKAEVEIDTKRMYSAFSIDEDDEIVNIVRKACENIGLKPFTQASGGGSDTNILNGHGIKAVNLGIGEKKPHTLEEHLKIEDLVNSARLVVEIIRTV, translated from the coding sequence ATGATAAACAAAGAAAGGATTGTAAATGAATTTTTAAAATATGTACAAATTGACAGTCCTACAAAAAGAGAAGGACAATTTGCAAATTTTATTGCGAAGGAACTAAAAAATATAGGTCTTGAGGTACATATAGATAATGCAGGAGAGAAGGTAGGTTCAGATACAGGGAATGTTATTGCAAGACTTGAAGGAAGCAAAGACATTGAACCAATTTTATTCAGCTGTCATATGGATACAGTAAGTCCTGGAGAGGGGATCAAACCAGTAGTAAAAGATGGTGTGATTTATAGTGATGGAACAACAGTGCTTGGAGGAGATGACAAAGCAGGTATTGCTGCTGTTGTAGAGGCGCTAAAGGTGATAAAAGAAAAAAATATAGAACATGGTCCAATTGAAGTGGTGTTTAGTATCTACGAAGAAGGTGGATTATTCGGGGCTAAAAACTTGGATTATACCAAAATTCAATCTAAACGTGCATTTGTATTAGATAGTGGTGGAGATCCAGGACAAATAATCATAAAGGGACCTGCGCAGGATAAAATAAATGCAAAAATCATTGGAAAGCCAGCACACGCAGGAGTATGTCCAGAAGAAGGGATCAGTGCTATCCAAGTTGCTGCAAGAGCAATAAGCAGTATGAATTTGCTTAGAATTGATGAAGAAACAACGGCAAATGTTGGTGTTATTCAAGGAGGAAAAGTAACAAATATTGTTTGTCCAGAAGTAGAAATAAAAGCAGAAGCAAGAAGCTTAAATAATGAAAAATTAGATAAACAGACAGCTCATATGGTGAAGTGCTTAGAAGAAGCTGCAAAGGAATTTAAAGCAGAGGTTGAAATTGATACAAAGAGAATGTACAGTGCTTTTAGCATTGACGAAGATGATGAAATTGTAAATATAGTAAGAAAGGCTTGTGAAAATATAGGATTAAAGCCATTTACTCAAGCTTCTGGAGGTGGCAGTGACACCAATATTTTAAATGGTCATGGTATTAAGGCTGTAAATTTAGGCATTGGAGAGAAAAAGCCACATACTTTAGAAGAACATTTAAAAATAGAAGATTTGGTAAATAGTGCAAGACTTGTAGTAGAAATTATTAGGACTGTATAA
- a CDS encoding AbgT family transporter, with the protein MASVSKSSQPSKKGLFNKFLNVIETVGNKLPHPVTIFLLLAVAVIVISEIASRAGLAVNFYDAKYKTEKTVEAISLLNAEGLRYMINTATKNFTGFHPLGTVLVAMLGVGIAEGTGLINSALKKLVLSTPKRLITAVVVFAGVMSNIASDAGYVVLVPLGAIVFLSFKRHPLAGMAAAFAGVSGGFSANLLLGTLDPLLAGITNEALTAGGIELSILPTANMYFMMASTFLITFIGTYVTEKIVEPRLGEYKGEYKADDSMEVTEVEKKGLVAAGISLLIFVAVMIFLTLPENAALKVPEAENPLKQFIYNGLVPTIMLFFLVPGLVYGIVAGTIKNDKDVIKAMSKAMSGLGGYLVLCFFAAQFIKYFSYTNLGIILAVSGANFLKAIGFTGLPLILAFIVVAGFINLFIGSASAKWGIMAPVFIPMMYQLGFTPEFTQLAYRIGDSCTNIISPLMSYFAVIVVFAQKYDKDTGIGTLISTMLPYSIAFLLGWTALMIVWYLVGAPIGPDAFIHLAM; encoded by the coding sequence ATGGCAAGCGTTTCAAAATCTTCTCAACCGTCAAAAAAAGGATTGTTTAACAAATTTCTTAATGTCATTGAAACAGTAGGGAATAAACTACCGCATCCAGTTACGATATTTTTACTGTTAGCAGTTGCTGTAATTGTTATTTCAGAAATTGCATCTCGTGCAGGATTAGCAGTTAATTTTTATGATGCTAAGTATAAAACGGAAAAAACTGTTGAAGCAATTTCTCTATTAAATGCTGAAGGATTAAGGTATATGATTAATACAGCAACAAAAAACTTTACTGGATTCCATCCATTAGGGACTGTTTTAGTTGCTATGCTTGGAGTAGGTATTGCTGAAGGAACAGGACTAATCAATTCAGCACTTAAGAAATTGGTACTTAGTACACCTAAAAGATTAATTACTGCTGTAGTTGTATTTGCTGGAGTTATGTCAAACATAGCATCAGATGCAGGGTATGTAGTATTAGTTCCATTAGGCGCTATTGTTTTTTTAAGCTTTAAACGTCATCCACTTGCTGGTATGGCAGCTGCTTTTGCAGGTGTATCAGGTGGATTTTCAGCGAACCTTTTATTAGGAACATTAGACCCACTACTAGCAGGTATTACAAATGAGGCTTTGACTGCTGGTGGAATTGAGTTAAGTATATTGCCAACAGCTAATATGTATTTCATGATGGCATCTACATTTTTAATTACTTTTATAGGAACATATGTAACTGAAAAAATTGTAGAACCAAGATTAGGCGAATACAAAGGTGAATATAAAGCAGATGATAGTATGGAAGTTACAGAAGTAGAAAAAAAAGGTTTAGTTGCTGCGGGTATTTCTCTACTAATTTTTGTTGCAGTGATGATCTTCTTAACATTACCTGAAAATGCAGCATTAAAAGTACCAGAAGCAGAAAACCCATTAAAGCAATTTATATATAATGGATTAGTTCCAACAATCATGTTATTTTTCTTAGTACCGGGTTTGGTTTATGGTATTGTTGCAGGAACAATTAAGAACGATAAAGATGTAATCAAAGCTATGAGCAAGGCTATGAGTGGTTTAGGAGGATATCTAGTATTATGTTTCTTTGCTGCTCAGTTTATTAAATATTTCTCATACACAAACTTAGGAATTATATTAGCTGTAAGTGGTGCAAACTTCTTAAAAGCTATTGGATTTACAGGATTACCATTAATCCTTGCATTTATTGTAGTTGCTGGATTTATTAACTTATTCATTGGTTCTGCATCTGCTAAATGGGGAATCATGGCACCTGTATTTATACCAATGATGTATCAATTAGGATTTACACCAGAATTTACTCAGCTTGCATATCGTATAGGAGATTCCTGTACAAACATTATTTCACCACTAATGTCATACTTTGCGGTAATAGTAGTATTTGCACAAAAATATGATAAAGATACTGGAATTGGTACGTTAATTTCTACAATGCTTCCATATTCTATAGCATTCTTATTAGGATGGACAGCACTGATGATTGTTTGGTATCTTGTAGGAGCACCTATTGGACCAGATGCATTTATCCATTTGGCTATGTAG
- a CDS encoding YibE/F family protein: protein MKKILWMTILFIFLCSFSVYGEQEDPLNVYEDYTSYTETGVVLEASKAKIVQEYGDFKEKEQHVKLKITSGKYKGKVLEIENNIPCNSAFAIEVKKDDKIVINIDEYTDGRLDVAITDYMRQHYIIYLYILFIVLIIIIGKMKGIKAVVTLSLTLFAILKILLPAILKGMNPIPITIAISVAITIMTMLVIGGINSKSIAGIIGTTGGVIIAGVIAYYIGSMVKLTGLSSEEAVMLMNIPQKVSFDFKSLLFSGIIMGALGAVMDIGMSISSAIEEINNANPSLTRKELFSAGMNVGKDVMGTMTNTLILAYTGSSIPLLLLFMAHETSIIKILNLDIIATEVIRSLAGSIGLVLTIPLTAFVASMLMKKNKNRDAE from the coding sequence ATGAAAAAAATATTATGGATGACAATTTTATTTATATTTTTATGTTCTTTTAGTGTTTATGGAGAACAAGAAGATCCGTTAAATGTATATGAAGATTATACGAGTTATACAGAAACAGGAGTGGTTTTAGAAGCAAGTAAGGCAAAAATTGTTCAAGAATACGGGGACTTTAAAGAAAAAGAGCAGCATGTAAAATTGAAAATTACTAGTGGAAAATATAAAGGAAAGGTTTTAGAAATAGAGAATAATATACCATGTAATTCTGCGTTTGCTATTGAAGTAAAGAAAGATGATAAAATTGTAATCAATATTGATGAATATACTGATGGAAGATTAGATGTAGCTATAACAGATTACATGCGACAGCATTATATAATATATTTATATATATTGTTTATTGTATTGATTATAATTATTGGAAAGATGAAAGGTATAAAGGCTGTTGTAACTCTTTCTCTTACTTTGTTTGCAATTCTAAAAATACTTTTACCAGCTATTTTAAAGGGAATGAATCCTATTCCTATTACTATAGCGATTTCTGTAGCTATTACAATAATGACTATGCTTGTTATTGGAGGTATTAATAGTAAAAGTATTGCAGGTATTATTGGAACCACTGGTGGTGTAATTATTGCAGGGGTCATTGCTTATTATATTGGAAGTATGGTCAAATTAACAGGACTTAGTAGCGAAGAAGCGGTTATGCTTATGAATATTCCTCAAAAAGTTTCCTTTGACTTTAAAAGTCTTCTATTCTCTGGAATTATAATGGGGGCATTAGGAGCAGTTATGGATATAGGAATGTCTATTTCTTCTGCTATAGAAGAAATAAATAATGCTAATCCATCACTTACAAGAAAAGAGTTGTTTTCTGCAGGAATGAATGTAGGAAAGGATGTTATGGGAACAATGACAAATACCCTGATCCTTGCTTATACAGGAAGCTCTATTCCATTGCTTTTATTGTTTATGGCTCATGAAACCTCCATTATTAAAATATTAAATCTAGATATTATTGCTACGGAGGTTATTCGATCATTAGCAGGAAGTATTGGATTAGTATTGACAATTCCATTAACAGCTTTTGTAGCAAGTATGCTAATGAAAAAGAATAAAAATAGGGATGCAGAATAA
- a CDS encoding methyl-accepting chemotaxis protein, with protein MQCEKNNNMFKRIMILICFSLILAICSISFISIKISTNALYSQMHKNGNEIANIILAQVKNTNSIEKDVEHILDTYLYDIATVIGNQNNFNNEMLVALAEQTNLAEINIIDENGKIIFSNLPANIGYIYGENHAMQKIFKGHTEKIAEAIRKSEVDGLLYKYGGIKLNKGYMQIGFPANTVKQMKKTLNIQNYLEKLAASDNIVYASILNKNYEAIAHSDAQKIGTVYTNPAMQSAISKGETYSYTTTNPNGKFEIYTVNVPLTNTKNEIIGVVQVGLSTMPLITARNHLIFQGIFISIIVLLIITIFIYLFVKHSITNPINKLLILIDKTSNFDLVDNSSIHLKKNKDEITIMAISIEHMRKALKDMVNNIKDVSSKIGHYAESLSNTTNEVSMSIEGVASATDELAQGAADQNKTTQEGVEKLNHLAKTINIAVNHSENIRENIQNVIAANKDGTESINRLKNSFKENNEITKKITSQIGILDTKSTSIVAISNTISSIAEKTNLLALNAAIEAARAGDAGRGFAVVADEIRKLAEQVTFNAKEIEATINDMVKEMSYAKLQMDTASTIVGKSNDELIHTEQSFKKINESIENTIAKIEELITNIEKIHQDKQSVTTAIKEIASITELSAASTEEVAASIEEQSSMMVEISDKTHELNAISAKLEKIIDQFNV; from the coding sequence ATGCAATGTGAAAAAAATAACAATATGTTCAAAAGAATTATGATCCTTATTTGTTTTTCTTTAATTCTAGCAATTTGTAGTATATCCTTCATTTCTATCAAAATATCCACTAATGCTTTGTACTCCCAAATGCATAAAAATGGAAATGAGATTGCAAATATTATTTTAGCACAAGTAAAAAACACAAATTCTATAGAAAAAGATGTTGAACATATATTAGACACTTATCTATATGATATAGCTACTGTAATTGGTAATCAAAATAACTTCAATAATGAAATGCTCGTAGCTTTAGCTGAACAAACAAATTTAGCAGAAATCAATATTATCGATGAAAACGGAAAAATTATTTTTTCAAATTTACCTGCTAATATCGGTTATATCTATGGAGAAAACCATGCTATGCAAAAAATTTTCAAAGGTCATACAGAAAAAATTGCAGAAGCTATAAGAAAAAGTGAAGTAGATGGTCTCCTTTACAAATACGGCGGTATAAAATTAAACAAAGGCTACATGCAAATCGGTTTTCCTGCAAACACAGTAAAACAAATGAAAAAAACACTAAATATACAAAATTATTTAGAAAAGCTCGCAGCATCTGATAATATTGTATATGCATCTATTTTAAATAAAAACTATGAAGCCATTGCACATAGTGATGCTCAAAAAATCGGTACTGTTTATACTAATCCAGCTATGCAATCTGCAATCTCAAAAGGAGAAACATATTCTTACACAACTACTAATCCAAATGGAAAATTTGAAATTTATACAGTCAACGTTCCTTTAACAAATACTAAAAATGAAATCATTGGAGTCGTTCAAGTAGGTCTATCTACAATGCCTTTAATCACTGCACGTAATCACTTGATCTTTCAAGGGATTTTCATATCAATCATTGTACTTCTTATTATTACTATATTTATATACTTATTTGTAAAACACAGTATTACCAATCCTATTAACAAATTGTTAATACTAATTGACAAAACATCTAACTTTGATTTAGTAGATAATTCGTCCATACATTTAAAAAAGAATAAGGATGAAATTACTATTATGGCAATATCTATTGAGCATATGAGAAAAGCTTTAAAGGATATGGTAAATAATATAAAAGATGTATCTAGCAAAATAGGTCATTATGCTGAAAGTCTATCCAACACAACAAATGAAGTATCTATGTCTATTGAAGGCGTAGCCTCCGCTACCGATGAACTCGCTCAAGGAGCTGCTGATCAAAATAAAACTACACAAGAAGGAGTTGAAAAGCTAAATCATCTTGCTAAAACTATAAACATCGCTGTCAATCATTCAGAAAATATTAGAGAAAATATCCAAAACGTCATCGCAGCCAATAAGGATGGAACAGAATCTATCAATAGATTAAAAAATTCCTTTAAAGAAAATAATGAAATTACTAAAAAAATCACATCTCAAATAGGCATATTAGATACAAAATCAACTTCAATAGTTGCAATTAGCAATACCATTTCCTCTATTGCAGAAAAAACAAATCTTTTAGCGCTAAATGCCGCTATCGAAGCAGCCCGAGCAGGAGATGCAGGGCGAGGATTTGCAGTAGTTGCAGATGAAATAAGAAAACTAGCAGAACAGGTTACTTTCAATGCTAAAGAAATAGAAGCAACCATAAATGATATGGTAAAAGAAATGAGTTATGCAAAGCTTCAAATGGATACTGCAAGCACAATTGTAGGAAAAAGTAATGATGAATTAATCCATACAGAGCAAAGCTTTAAAAAAATTAATGAATCCATTGAGAATACCATCGCAAAAATAGAAGAGCTAATCACAAACATAGAAAAAATTCATCAAGATAAGCAGAGTGTTACAACCGCTATAAAAGAAATAGCATCTATTACAGAACTATCTGCTGCTTCTACTGAAGAAGTTGCTGCCTCTATAGAAGAGCAAAGTTCAATGATGGTTGAAATTTCAGATAAAACTCATGAACTAAATGCAATATCAGCAAAGCTTGAAAAAATTATAGATCAGTTTAATGTATAA
- a CDS encoding response regulator transcription factor: protein MSDKKILIVDDDHNICELIELYLKKEGYKVISVHNGLAAIKTFKEETPDFVILDIMLPKMDGWDVCRELKRISNVPIIMLTAKGDTFDKVLGLRLGADDYMVKPFDARELVARVEAVLRRTNNQSLAERQIILPNLFIDMDLYVVKIQDKTFSLPPKEMELLYFLVKNRNRVFTREQLIENIWGFDFDGDNRTIDVHIKRLRKKLEILKDQYEIKTVWGVGYKFEVKGNV, encoded by the coding sequence ATGTCTGATAAAAAAATACTTATAGTAGATGATGATCATAATATTTGTGAATTAATAGAGCTTTACTTAAAAAAAGAAGGGTATAAGGTAATCAGTGTTCATAATGGACTAGCTGCAATAAAAACATTTAAAGAAGAGACACCTGATTTTGTCATTCTAGATATTATGCTACCTAAAATGGATGGATGGGATGTTTGCAGGGAGTTAAAAAGAATAAGCAATGTACCTATTATTATGCTTACTGCAAAGGGAGATACATTTGACAAGGTTTTAGGACTAAGATTAGGTGCTGATGATTATATGGTAAAGCCATTTGATGCACGTGAATTAGTTGCAAGAGTGGAAGCTGTTTTAAGAAGAACAAACAACCAAAGCTTGGCTGAAAGACAGATTATTTTACCTAATCTTTTCATTGATATGGATCTTTATGTAGTAAAAATACAAGATAAGACCTTTTCATTGCCTCCAAAAGAGATGGAGCTTTTATATTTTCTTGTCAAAAATCGAAATAGAGTTTTTACAAGAGAACAGCTTATTGAAAATATATGGGGCTTTGATTTTGATGGAGACAATAGAACTATAGATGTACATATTAAAAGATTACGTAAAAAATTAGAGATCTTAAAAGATCAGTATGAAATAAAGACTGTATGGGGGGTAGGATATAAATTTGAGGTGAAAGGGAATGTTTAA
- the htrA gene encoding serine protease HtrA, with protein MENRQREQEIIDVPVITYVEDKVEKKPRKRRNLSLVVVILISALIGGVISSYVMPVYVFGKLIPYPQNYFGPDIKQVIHVNPKSTEFLVSAVAKKAMPSVVGITTTSIERDFFFGPRTAKGLGTGVIVDKRGYILTNAHVVHNGNVEELKVLFDNGKKKDAKILWSDAALDLAVIKVDGVKVVPADLGNSDDLQVGEIAIAIGNPLGMEFEKTVTSGIISGLNRSVEINENERIENLIQTDASINPGNSGGPLLNSKGEVIGINTAKIKSGEGLGFAIPINIAKPIVDQFIEKGEFRKVYMGIQGINVDIFERSTGIDLITDEGIYIARVYKGSPAAKGGLRTGDVIIGIEDKKINSMTQLVKELYKYRPGDTANIKIMRNDEEKTLKIKLERIPKNY; from the coding sequence ATGGAAAATAGACAAAGAGAGCAAGAAATTATTGATGTACCTGTAATTACTTATGTAGAAGACAAAGTGGAAAAAAAGCCTAGAAAACGAAGAAATTTAAGCCTTGTGGTGGTTATTTTGATTTCAGCACTTATAGGGGGAGTCATTTCAAGCTATGTAATGCCTGTATATGTATTTGGAAAGTTGATTCCTTATCCACAAAATTATTTTGGTCCAGATATAAAGCAAGTAATTCATGTAAATCCTAAGAGTACAGAGTTTTTAGTATCTGCTGTAGCCAAAAAGGCTATGCCATCTGTTGTAGGGATTACAACAACAAGTATTGAAAGAGATTTTTTCTTTGGACCACGAACAGCAAAAGGATTAGGAACAGGTGTTATAGTAGATAAAAGAGGCTATATACTTACAAATGCACATGTGGTGCATAATGGAAATGTTGAAGAGTTAAAGGTATTATTTGATAATGGAAAGAAAAAAGATGCAAAAATACTTTGGAGCGATGCTGCATTAGATTTAGCAGTGATAAAGGTAGATGGTGTCAAGGTAGTCCCAGCAGATTTAGGAAACTCTGATGATTTGCAGGTTGGAGAGATTGCTATTGCTATAGGTAATCCTTTAGGAATGGAGTTTGAAAAAACAGTTACATCAGGAATTATTAGTGGACTAAATAGAAGTGTAGAAATAAATGAAAATGAAAGAATTGAAAATTTAATCCAAACAGATGCTTCTATTAATCCAGGAAATAGTGGAGGACCACTTCTCAACAGCAAAGGAGAAGTTATTGGAATCAATACAGCTAAAATCAAATCTGGAGAAGGATTAGGCTTTGCTATTCCAATCAATATAGCAAAACCTATTGTAGATCAGTTTATAGAAAAAGGAGAATTCAGAAAGGTATATATGGGTATTCAGGGGATAAATGTAGATATATTTGAAAGAAGTACAGGAATAGATTTGATTACGGATGAAGGAATATATATAGCAAGGGTATATAAAGGTTCTCCAGCAGCAAAGGGAGGTTTAAGGACAGGTGATGTAATCATTGGTATAGAGGACAAGAAAATAAATAGCATGACTCAATTGGTAAAAGAGTTATATAAATATAGACCAGGCGATACTGCAAATATTAAAATTATGAGAAATGATGAAGAAAAGACTTTAAAAATAAAATTAGAAAGAATACCAAAAAATTATTAA
- a CDS encoding sensor histidine kinase, whose translation MFNTVFKKLLSTYFVIIVITFLLLGLLFSQLFGSYFFNKTERLLIEEGNKINDLVIDYLNGYISQERLNLELQAVERFLNTRIWIIDKRGIIYGVSSDEEKWIGKQITTKDMLEVLKGHTIVKKGTYEEIGKTPMLTVGVPIFVNGRVDNAIIMHSPLYEITKAIREVHKIIWTAMMVSFFISFIILYIVSRKLSAPIRAMGQVAQKLAEGDFSQRVKSYENDDEIGKVTKTFNAMADKLEKIEENRRSFISSVAHELRSPLTLIKGFVQGMVDGTIKENEQEKYLNIILRETKRLNQLIANLLDIQKMESDKYPIYPQIFDINELIVRTLIKYEEEINKKGIEVNIDLQKEKQMVFADKDAYEQVLINLLDNAMKFMKEAGKLNIKTYFLNNKVWVEIQDNGIGMKKEVQQRIWDQFYKADQSRDRNEKGTGLGLYIVKKIIDRHKETIKVESELGLGTTFTFSVAVKEN comes from the coding sequence ATGTTTAATACTGTTTTTAAGAAACTTTTAAGCACGTATTTTGTCATTATTGTGATAACTTTTTTGCTTTTAGGATTGCTTTTTTCGCAGCTTTTTGGAAGTTATTTCTTCAATAAAACTGAGCGATTATTAATTGAAGAAGGCAACAAGATAAATGATCTAGTAATCGATTATCTAAATGGATATATTAGTCAAGAAAGATTAAACCTAGAGCTACAAGCAGTAGAGCGTTTTTTAAATACTCGAATATGGATTATTGACAAACGTGGAATTATTTACGGGGTTTCTAGCGATGAAGAAAAATGGATTGGAAAACAGATTACAACAAAAGACATGCTAGAGGTATTAAAAGGACATACTATTGTAAAAAAAGGAACTTATGAAGAGATTGGAAAAACTCCTATGTTAACCGTTGGTGTACCCATATTTGTAAATGGAAGAGTGGATAATGCAATCATTATGCATTCGCCTTTGTATGAAATTACAAAAGCTATAAGAGAAGTCCATAAAATTATATGGACTGCTATGATGGTTTCATTTTTTATATCCTTTATTATATTATATATTGTTTCAAGAAAATTATCAGCACCGATAAGAGCAATGGGACAAGTAGCTCAAAAACTGGCAGAGGGTGATTTTAGCCAAAGGGTTAAAAGCTATGAAAATGATGATGAGATTGGTAAGGTTACAAAGACTTTTAATGCTATGGCAGATAAATTAGAGAAAATAGAAGAAAATAGAAGAAGCTTTATATCTTCGGTTGCACATGAATTGAGATCTCCTCTAACATTAATAAAAGGCTTTGTACAGGGAATGGTAGATGGAACTATAAAAGAGAATGAACAAGAGAAGTATTTGAATATTATTTTAAGAGAAACAAAGAGACTGAATCAATTAATAGCTAATTTATTAGATATACAAAAAATGGAGTCTGATAAGTATCCAATATATCCTCAGATATTTGATATAAATGAGCTTATTGTAAGAACACTTATAAAATATGAAGAGGAGATCAATAAAAAAGGAATAGAGGTAAATATTGATCTTCAAAAAGAGAAACAAATGGTTTTTGCAGATAAAGATGCTTATGAGCAGGTACTCATCAATTTGCTGGATAATGCGATGAAGTTTATGAAGGAAGCTGGAAAACTAAATATAAAAACATATTTTCTTAATAATAAAGTATGGGTGGAAATTCAAGATAACGGAATAGGTATGAAAAAAGAAGTACAGCAAAGGATATGGGACCAATTTTATAAAGCAGATCAATCAAGAGATAGAAATGAAAAAGGTACAGGGTTAGGATTATATATTGTAAAGAAAATAATCGATCGTCATAAAGAAACAATAAAGGTTGAAAGTGAGCTGGGATTAGGAACAACCTTTACATTTTCTGTAGCAGTAAAGGAAAATTAG
- a CDS encoding aspartyl-phosphate phosphatase Spo0E family protein, with product MEKTKEMRRKIEDLRRSLYDLIGQNNKLVAAEVVFVSQELDKVLNEYDMIIKTQIA from the coding sequence ATGGAAAAAACAAAAGAAATGAGGCGAAAAATAGAAGATTTACGCAGAAGCTTATATGATTTAATCGGACAAAACAATAAATTAGTTGCAGCAGAAGTAGTTTTTGTCAGTCAAGAATTAGACAAGGTGTTAAATGAATATGATATGATTATAAAAACACAGATCGCATAA